In one window of Nocardioides panacisoli DNA:
- a CDS encoding SMI1/KNR4 family protein, producing MQGANGTFRSGQMAFESTPAASLIQSIETELGVRLPEAYVALARQHNGGHLARDAHRTDTPTTWAEDHVGVTSIAAIGHTAPFSLCGGLGSTFWISEWGYPDIGVYFADCPSAGHDMIALDYRSEGEPRVVHVDQEVGYRITPLAPDFATFIDGLAKED from the coding sequence GTGCAGGGAGCAAACGGAACGTTCCGTAGCGGCCAGATGGCCTTTGAGTCGACGCCAGCCGCGAGCCTCATCCAGTCCATCGAGACCGAACTTGGCGTCCGGTTGCCTGAGGCGTACGTCGCTCTTGCGCGACAGCACAATGGCGGCCACTTGGCACGAGACGCCCATCGGACAGACACACCGACGACGTGGGCCGAGGATCACGTTGGCGTCACTTCGATCGCCGCTATCGGACACACGGCACCCTTCAGCCTTTGCGGTGGACTCGGGAGCACCTTCTGGATTAGTGAATGGGGGTATCCAGACATCGGGGTCTACTTCGCAGACTGCCCGTCTGCGGGACACGACATGATCGCGCTCGACTACAGAAGCGAGGGCGAGCCACGTGTTGTGCACGTCGACCAAGAGGTCGGCTATCGGATCACCCCACTCGCACCTGACTTCGCGACATTCATCGACGGCCTTGCCAAGGAGGACTAG
- a CDS encoding ATP-dependent DNA ligase, giving the protein MLLQEVVATSRAVSATRSRKEKVRLLAAVLAEAPAGERPLVARYLGGSLRQRRTGVGWRSLGDLPSPADEATLTVAEVDATLEKVAGLSGPGSAGMRRTRTEELFGRATEDEQAWLRGIITGEVRQGALEAMLTEAVAAAADLPVKQVRRAAMLAGGTAYVVEAAFEGEEALAGIGLTVGRPIQPMLASSAPDLAAALEKVGADAAVDAKLDGIRIQVHRDGQDVRIATRSLDDITERLPEVVEIVRSLPADRLVLDGEAMWLADDGGPRPFQETASRTASGSGGAVTPYFFDLLHRDGRDLLDLPAHERWAELDDLVPEPWRVTRWRGEDPADAQAFADDVLASGQEGVVVKAAGATYDAGRRGAAWVKVKPVHTLDLVVLAVEWGSGRRRGWLSNIHLGARDPDGGFVMLGKTFKGMTDEILAWQTERFTELATVDDPAADWVVPVRPEQVVEIAFDGLQRSTRYPGGLALRFARVLRYRDDKSAAEADTIEAVRDHADGPTRGH; this is encoded by the coding sequence ATGCTGCTGCAGGAGGTCGTCGCCACCTCACGCGCCGTCTCCGCGACCCGGTCGCGCAAGGAGAAGGTGCGGTTGCTGGCCGCCGTGCTCGCCGAGGCGCCCGCCGGGGAGCGTCCGCTCGTCGCGCGCTACCTGGGCGGTTCGCTGCGGCAGCGGCGCACCGGCGTCGGCTGGCGCTCGCTGGGCGACCTGCCCTCCCCCGCGGACGAGGCGACGCTGACGGTCGCCGAGGTGGACGCGACGCTCGAGAAGGTCGCCGGGCTCTCCGGCCCCGGCTCGGCCGGGATGCGGCGTACCCGCACCGAGGAGCTCTTCGGACGCGCCACCGAGGACGAACAGGCGTGGCTGCGCGGCATCATCACCGGCGAGGTCCGCCAGGGCGCGCTCGAGGCGATGCTGACCGAGGCCGTCGCGGCTGCCGCCGACCTGCCCGTGAAGCAGGTGCGGCGGGCGGCGATGCTGGCCGGTGGGACGGCGTACGTCGTCGAGGCGGCGTTCGAGGGCGAGGAGGCGCTGGCCGGGATCGGACTGACCGTGGGACGCCCAATCCAGCCGATGCTCGCCTCGTCCGCGCCCGACCTCGCGGCGGCACTGGAGAAGGTGGGCGCCGACGCCGCGGTGGACGCGAAACTCGACGGGATCCGGATCCAGGTGCACCGCGACGGTCAGGACGTGCGCATCGCGACGCGCAGCCTCGACGACATCACCGAGCGGCTGCCCGAGGTGGTCGAGATCGTCCGCTCACTGCCCGCGGACCGGCTCGTGCTCGACGGCGAGGCGATGTGGCTGGCCGACGACGGGGGGCCCCGGCCCTTCCAGGAGACCGCGTCGCGGACAGCGAGCGGCAGTGGCGGTGCGGTGACGCCGTACTTCTTCGACCTGCTGCACCGCGACGGCCGCGACCTGCTCGACCTGCCGGCCCACGAGCGGTGGGCCGAGCTCGACGACCTCGTGCCCGAGCCGTGGCGGGTGACCCGCTGGCGTGGCGAGGATCCCGCCGACGCGCAGGCCTTCGCCGACGACGTGCTCGCCTCCGGGCAGGAGGGCGTGGTGGTCAAGGCGGCCGGAGCGACGTACGACGCCGGCCGCCGCGGCGCCGCCTGGGTCAAGGTGAAGCCGGTCCACACCCTCGACCTGGTCGTGCTCGCCGTCGAGTGGGGATCCGGCCGCCGACGCGGGTGGCTGTCGAACATCCACCTCGGCGCCCGCGATCCCGACGGTGGCTTCGTCATGCTCGGCAAGACTTTCAAGGGCATGACCGACGAGATCTTGGCCTGGCAGACCGAACGCTTCACCGAGCTCGCGACCGTCGACGACCCCGCGGCCGACTGGGTCGTCCCGGTGCGTCCCGAGCAGGTCGTCGAGATCGCCTTCGACGGACTCCAGCGCTCCACCCGCTACCCCGGAGGCCTCGCCCTCCGCTTCGCCCGCGTGCTCCGCTACCGCGACGACAAGAGCGCCGCCGAGGCCGACACCATCGAGGCCGTGCGCGATCACGCCGACGGACCGACTCGCGGGCACTGA
- a CDS encoding TetR/AcrR family transcriptional regulator codes for MTAVSSTSSTRRPRLDQEMVLRTAEELVDRDGYDALTMTSLAAELDARVSSLYNHVANLEDLRALIQIRAMGLLGERVSRAAMGHSGADGLRVLSHELRTFARDKPQRYAAITRPAIDRDAFFEAAAGPIEALSVMVRSAGLPEESLMPTAMAIFAALHGFVSLEVAGYFGGLDDQLDEVYEKVVRGAVTAAVLEATHD; via the coding sequence GTGACCGCAGTGTCCAGCACGTCCTCCACCCGTCGGCCGCGCCTGGACCAGGAGATGGTGCTGCGCACGGCCGAGGAGCTGGTCGACCGCGACGGCTACGACGCGCTCACGATGACCTCCCTGGCCGCCGAGCTCGACGCGCGCGTCTCCTCCCTCTACAACCACGTCGCGAACCTCGAGGACCTGCGGGCACTGATCCAGATCCGCGCGATGGGCCTGCTCGGCGAGCGTGTCAGCAGGGCCGCGATGGGCCACTCGGGCGCGGACGGGCTGCGGGTGCTCAGCCACGAGCTGCGCACCTTCGCCCGCGACAAGCCGCAGCGCTACGCCGCGATCACCCGGCCCGCGATCGATCGCGACGCGTTCTTCGAGGCCGCCGCGGGGCCGATCGAGGCGCTCTCGGTGATGGTGCGCTCGGCCGGGCTGCCCGAGGAGAGCCTGATGCCGACCGCGATGGCGATCTTCGCGGCGCTGCACGGCTTCGTCTCCCTGGAGGTGGCCGGCTACTTCGGCGGGCTGGACGACCAGCTCGACGAGGTCTACGAGAAGGTCGTGCGCGGTGCCGTCACGGCGGCCGTCCTCGAGGCGACCCACGACTGA
- a CDS encoding DNA-3-methyladenine glycosylase family protein, which translates to MRRDHLERLWVPDWPCPVRSILGQQRRGGGDPTMRLGVGGRHWRAARTPAGPVTLAVSDLRRDGSVAAEAWGPGAAWALDQLPELLGAHDDWSDFEPRHDVLARARRHHAHLRLGRTGLPLESLVPSIIEQKVTGQEAFAGFRSLVRRHGEAAPGPGSEVGVALQPAPETIRGIPSWAWLAMHIDPARSRAVVQAASRASAVDRLARRPLSEVEDALRSLPGVGVWTAAEVRQCAFGDPDAVSYGDYHVAKDVGWALTGRAFDDTELADYLEPWRPHRGRVPFLVGAAGLHRPRRGPRMAPRTHLPARSHGLGRPRA; encoded by the coding sequence GTGCGTCGAGATCACCTGGAGCGGCTGTGGGTGCCGGACTGGCCGTGCCCCGTCCGGTCGATCCTGGGCCAGCAACGACGCGGCGGCGGCGATCCCACGATGCGGCTCGGCGTCGGAGGTCGCCACTGGCGCGCCGCGCGTACGCCGGCCGGCCCGGTGACGCTCGCCGTCTCCGACCTCCGTCGCGACGGTTCGGTCGCGGCCGAGGCATGGGGGCCGGGTGCGGCGTGGGCGCTGGACCAACTGCCCGAGCTGTTGGGCGCCCACGACGACTGGAGCGACTTCGAGCCGCGCCACGACGTGCTCGCCCGTGCCCGCCGGCACCACGCCCACCTGCGGTTGGGACGCACCGGACTGCCGCTGGAGTCGTTGGTGCCGAGCATCATCGAGCAGAAGGTGACCGGTCAGGAGGCCTTCGCCGGCTTCCGCTCCCTGGTGCGACGCCACGGGGAGGCAGCGCCCGGGCCCGGGTCGGAGGTCGGCGTCGCGCTGCAGCCGGCGCCGGAGACGATCCGGGGCATCCCGTCCTGGGCGTGGCTGGCGATGCACATCGACCCGGCCCGTTCGCGCGCGGTGGTGCAGGCGGCGAGCCGCGCGTCCGCGGTGGACCGCTTGGCCCGACGTCCCCTGTCCGAGGTCGAGGACGCCCTGCGTTCGCTCCCGGGCGTCGGCGTCTGGACGGCCGCCGAGGTCCGCCAGTGCGCGTTCGGCGACCCCGACGCGGTCTCGTACGGCGACTACCACGTCGCCAAGGACGTGGGCTGGGCCCTGACCGGGCGCGCGTTCGACGACACCGAGCTCGCGGACTACCTGGAGCCCTGGCGTCCCCATCGCGGACGGGTGCCGTTCCTGGTCGGTGCCGCTGGTCTCCACCGCCCGCGCCGCGGGCCGCGCATGGCACCGCGGACGCACCTGCCCGCGCGCTCCCACGGGTTGGGCCGACCGCGGGCGTAA
- a CDS encoding MlaE family ABC transporter permease, with product MATVLASGRSVVDDLAGRLREGIRTSGSLVILAAEASYFAATDIVARRFSWSEFLLQAWFMTRVSLLPTILVAIPFGVITSVQIGGVANQIGAISFSGAVNGIGVLRQGAPLVTSLMIAGAVGSAICSDLGARTVREEVDAMKVMGINPVQRLVAPRVVAALLVALLLTVVVAMAAMTTAFVMNVGTGNVSAGTYLESFVSFSQPTDLILAELKALIFGFIATVVAAHKGLTARGGPKGVADGVNQAVVLSVILLAVVNVALTQVYVMLVPSGVA from the coding sequence ATGGCCACGGTGCTCGCCTCGGGGAGGTCCGTCGTCGACGACCTCGCGGGCCGCCTCCGGGAGGGAATCCGCACCAGCGGCAGCCTGGTGATCCTCGCTGCAGAGGCCAGCTACTTCGCCGCCACCGACATCGTGGCCCGGCGGTTCTCCTGGTCGGAGTTCCTGCTGCAGGCCTGGTTCATGACGCGGGTCTCGCTGCTGCCCACGATCCTGGTCGCCATCCCCTTCGGCGTCATCACCTCGGTCCAGATCGGCGGCGTCGCGAACCAGATCGGAGCGATCTCCTTCAGCGGCGCCGTCAACGGCATCGGCGTGCTCCGCCAGGGCGCCCCGCTGGTCACGTCGCTGATGATCGCCGGTGCCGTCGGGTCCGCGATCTGCTCCGACCTCGGTGCGCGGACGGTGCGCGAGGAGGTCGACGCGATGAAAGTGATGGGCATCAATCCGGTGCAACGCCTGGTGGCGCCGCGCGTGGTGGCGGCCCTGCTCGTCGCACTGCTGCTCACGGTGGTCGTCGCAATGGCCGCGATGACGACGGCGTTCGTGATGAACGTCGGCACCGGCAACGTCTCGGCCGGCACCTACCTGGAGTCCTTCGTCAGCTTCAGCCAGCCCACCGACCTGATCCTGGCCGAGCTCAAGGCGTTGATCTTCGGCTTCATCGCCACCGTCGTCGCCGCCCACAAGGGGCTGACGGCCCGCGGCGGGCCCAAGGGCGTCGCCGACGGCGTCAACCAGGCCGTCGTGCTCAGCGTGATCCTGCTCGCGGTGGTCAACGTCGCCCTCACGCAGGTCTACGTGATGCTCGTGCCCTCGGGGGTGGCCTGA
- a CDS encoding MlaE family ABC transporter permease, producing the protein MATVQPRTRGVGSLLLARVTDPLMGSLALLGHFASFAGKALREVPTTVVLYPREVLRQLKDIAWGSGALLVGGGTVGVMVLLSVAAGTSLGIEGFNGLEIVGLAPLSGFISASANTRELAPLIAALALGAQVGCRFTAQIGSMKIHEEIDAMEVMAISSMRYVVTTRVVACMVAILPLYLVGLLGSYVASQWSVVFLFGQSPGQYDHYFSTFIQGRDIFFSVIKILVFALVIALLHCWYGMKVGGGPQAVGEATGAGIRASIVVVVVLDMVLTLLFWGGDPGFRLSG; encoded by the coding sequence ATGGCGACCGTGCAGCCACGCACCCGCGGTGTGGGGAGCCTGCTCCTCGCCCGCGTCACGGATCCGCTGATGGGCTCGCTGGCGCTGCTGGGCCACTTCGCCAGCTTCGCGGGCAAGGCGCTGCGCGAGGTGCCGACGACGGTCGTGCTCTACCCCCGTGAGGTGCTCCGCCAGCTCAAGGACATCGCCTGGGGCTCCGGCGCGCTGTTGGTGGGTGGCGGCACCGTCGGGGTCATGGTGCTGCTGTCCGTGGCGGCCGGCACCTCGCTGGGCATCGAGGGCTTCAACGGCCTCGAGATCGTGGGCCTTGCCCCACTGAGCGGGTTCATCTCGGCCAGTGCCAACACCCGCGAGCTCGCCCCGCTCATCGCCGCGCTGGCGCTCGGCGCCCAGGTCGGCTGCCGCTTCACCGCACAGATCGGCTCGATGAAAATCCACGAGGAGATCGACGCCATGGAGGTGATGGCGATCAGCTCCATGCGCTACGTCGTCACCACCCGGGTCGTCGCCTGCATGGTGGCGATCCTGCCGCTCTACCTCGTGGGACTGCTCGGCAGCTACGTCGCCTCCCAGTGGTCGGTGGTCTTCCTCTTCGGCCAGTCGCCGGGGCAGTACGACCACTACTTCTCCACCTTCATCCAGGGCCGCGACATCTTCTTCTCGGTCATCAAGATCCTCGTCTTCGCGCTGGTGATCGCGCTCCTGCACTGCTGGTACGGCATGAAGGTCGGCGGTGGCCCCCAAGCAGTGGGTGAGGCGACCGGCGCCGGCATCCGCGCCAGCATCGTGGTCGTCGTCGTGCTCGACATGGTCCTGACGCTGCTCTTCTGGGGCGGCGATCCCGGCTTCAGGTTGTCGGGGTGA
- a CDS encoding MCE family protein, whose translation MAREVSQATLARRGLLVIVAVAVLAAFVQLRSNGTFGTSPHVVAHVADAGGALQAGSDVKVDGVIVGRVHAIESADEGGVDIDIEMGEDHLDRVPGNVVARVLPATVFGTTFVDLVVHGEPAGRLEAGASIAPDQTQGTLELQQALDDIDRLVEALGPAELASAIGSAAQALDGRGAQLRATLASANDYLERLNPRMPQVRADLEKLAANAELADEIAPDLLDAAEDTLTFLDVLVSQEAQLTTLLTGARSLTVTGRKFVAANQDDLVRFINDSAVLVDALYDNRKAGITGAITENIRLGQTLPTVIEKGYVRTEGPLRLNFAGDLDYYDAGDRPSYREATFAGMGGGS comes from the coding sequence ATGGCACGTGAGGTCTCCCAGGCGACGCTCGCTCGCCGCGGCCTGCTGGTGATCGTCGCGGTCGCGGTGCTGGCGGCGTTCGTCCAGTTGCGCAGCAACGGCACGTTCGGTACGTCACCGCACGTGGTCGCGCACGTCGCCGACGCCGGTGGGGCGCTCCAGGCAGGCTCGGACGTCAAGGTCGACGGGGTCATCGTCGGTCGCGTCCATGCCATCGAGTCCGCCGACGAGGGCGGGGTCGACATCGACATCGAGATGGGTGAGGACCACCTCGACCGGGTCCCGGGCAACGTGGTGGCCCGGGTGCTCCCGGCCACCGTGTTCGGCACGACCTTCGTCGACCTGGTCGTCCACGGTGAGCCGGCCGGTCGCCTCGAGGCCGGCGCCAGCATCGCGCCCGACCAGACCCAGGGCACGTTGGAGCTGCAACAGGCACTCGACGACATCGACCGCCTCGTCGAGGCCCTCGGACCCGCCGAGCTCGCCTCCGCGATCGGTTCCGCCGCGCAGGCACTGGACGGTCGCGGCGCGCAGCTGCGGGCCACCCTCGCCAGCGCCAACGACTACCTGGAACGGCTCAACCCCCGGATGCCGCAGGTCCGCGCGGACCTGGAGAAGCTCGCCGCCAACGCCGAGCTCGCCGACGAGATCGCTCCCGACCTGCTCGACGCCGCCGAGGACACGCTGACCTTCCTCGACGTGCTGGTCAGCCAGGAGGCGCAGCTGACGACCCTGCTGACCGGGGCCCGCAGCCTGACGGTGACCGGTCGGAAGTTCGTCGCGGCCAACCAGGACGACCTCGTCCGCTTCATCAACGACTCGGCCGTCCTCGTCGATGCGCTCTACGACAACCGCAAGGCCGGCATCACCGGCGCCATCACCGAGAACATCCGGCTGGGGCAGACCCTGCCCACGGTCATCGAGAAGGGCTACGTGCGCACCGAGGGACCGCTGCGGCTCAACTTCGCCGGTGACCTGGACTACTACGACGCCGGGGACCGGCCCTCCTACCGCGAGGCGACGTTCGCGGGCATGGGAGGTGGCTCGTGA
- a CDS encoding MCE family protein, with product MTGLWSVALKFTAFAVVAGLLLVLLVNTMANPVGGDSREFTAEFADVNGLRAGDDVKAAGVRVGRVTAIEADAEFATVTLEVRDEQPVYDNTTLTMRYQNLVGQRYVAMVQTQDPGAELEPDAGIPADRTDPGFDLTELLNGFRPLFEVLQPEDVNTLAGSLVKVLQGEGGTVEQLLAQTADLTDFVADRDEVIGEVLTNLTPVLENLAGQGDEITTTAVELRKLMRGLARDRESIGDSIDGISQLVGSTSDLLTETREPLTGTSRELKEVAGMLRDAEGDLEQAIPAFAAIFRGLGKATSYENALNIYVCTLTLDIGVPLNFAPDGSGNSEVCRS from the coding sequence GTGACCGGTCTGTGGTCCGTGGCGCTGAAGTTCACCGCCTTCGCCGTGGTCGCCGGCCTGCTGCTGGTGCTGCTGGTCAACACGATGGCCAATCCGGTCGGGGGAGACAGCAGGGAGTTCACCGCCGAGTTCGCCGACGTCAACGGCCTGCGTGCCGGCGACGACGTGAAGGCCGCCGGCGTCCGCGTCGGCCGCGTCACCGCGATCGAGGCCGACGCCGAGTTCGCCACCGTCACCCTCGAGGTCCGCGACGAGCAGCCCGTCTACGACAACACCACCCTGACGATGCGCTACCAGAACCTCGTCGGGCAGCGGTACGTCGCGATGGTGCAGACCCAGGACCCGGGTGCCGAGCTCGAGCCCGATGCCGGGATCCCGGCCGACCGGACCGACCCCGGGTTCGACCTGACCGAGCTGCTCAACGGGTTCCGGCCCCTGTTCGAGGTGCTCCAGCCCGAGGACGTCAACACGCTCGCGGGATCGCTGGTCAAGGTGCTCCAAGGGGAGGGCGGCACCGTCGAGCAGCTGCTCGCGCAGACCGCGGACCTCACCGACTTCGTCGCCGACCGCGACGAGGTGATCGGGGAGGTGCTGACCAACCTCACCCCGGTCCTGGAGAACCTCGCTGGCCAGGGCGACGAGATCACCACCACCGCCGTGGAGCTCCGCAAGCTGATGCGTGGCCTGGCGCGCGACCGCGAGTCGATCGGTGACTCCATCGACGGGATCTCCCAGCTCGTCGGGTCGACCAGTGACCTGCTCACCGAGACCCGGGAGCCGCTGACCGGCACCTCGCGAGAGCTCAAGGAGGTCGCCGGCATGCTCCGCGACGCGGAGGGCGACCTCGAGCAGGCCATCCCCGCCTTCGCCGCGATCTTCCGCGGCCTGGGCAAGGCGACGTCGTACGAGAACGCGCTGAACATCTACGTCTGCACCCTCACGCTCGACATCGGTGTCCCGCTCAACTTCGCCCCCGACGGCAGCGGCAACTCGGAGGTGTGCCGATCGTGA
- a CDS encoding MCE family protein — MTKPLNELDPFRTGLVAIAIGLALALGIVGLSVANFGTESYTTELEHTAGLRVGEDVQVHGVPNGEVTAIELREDRVRVTFALSSDIDLGSRTTATVKVATLLGTHYLEVKPEGGGELVDAHIPLERTQVPFNLQDVLETGTGALEDLDADLLAEALTEVADTLGASSEEIGPALEGVARLSDVVSRRSDQVGDLMTAARSVTDQLADSHEDVVGLMRQTNLVVSEVTARREAINRLLTETTELATALEAIVDSTRGELRPALRDLNHAIDFLNGQRRQLQEVLDVMGPAMRYVANATGNGPWVDLYSEDGALLADDVRCNLRQVSGCR, encoded by the coding sequence GTGACCAAGCCCCTCAACGAGCTCGATCCGTTCCGCACCGGCCTGGTGGCCATCGCCATCGGCCTCGCCCTGGCGCTGGGCATCGTGGGACTGAGCGTGGCGAACTTCGGCACCGAGAGCTACACCACCGAGCTCGAGCACACCGCCGGTCTCCGGGTGGGCGAGGACGTCCAGGTCCACGGCGTCCCCAACGGCGAGGTCACCGCGATCGAGCTCCGGGAGGACCGCGTGCGGGTCACCTTCGCGTTGAGTTCCGACATCGACCTCGGATCCCGGACGACCGCCACGGTGAAGGTCGCCACGCTGCTGGGCACCCACTACCTGGAGGTGAAGCCGGAGGGCGGGGGAGAGCTGGTCGACGCCCACATCCCGCTGGAGCGCACCCAGGTGCCCTTCAACCTCCAGGACGTCCTCGAGACCGGCACGGGTGCGCTGGAGGACCTCGACGCGGACCTCCTGGCCGAGGCGCTCACCGAGGTGGCCGACACCCTCGGCGCCAGCTCGGAGGAGATCGGCCCCGCCCTGGAGGGCGTCGCCCGGCTCTCCGACGTGGTGAGCCGACGGTCGGACCAGGTCGGCGACCTGATGACCGCGGCCCGCTCGGTCACCGACCAGCTGGCCGACTCCCACGAGGACGTGGTCGGCCTCATGCGCCAGACCAACCTGGTCGTCTCCGAGGTGACGGCGCGCCGCGAGGCCATCAACCGGCTGCTGACCGAGACCACCGAGCTGGCCACCGCGCTGGAGGCCATCGTCGACTCCACCCGGGGCGAGCTCCGACCGGCCCTCCGCGACCTCAACCACGCCATCGACTTCCTCAACGGCCAACGACGGCAGCTCCAGGAGGTCCTCGACGTGATGGGGCCCGCCATGCGCTACGTCGCCAACGCCACCGGCAACGGTCCCTGGGTGGACCTGTACAGCGAGGACGGTGCGCTGCTGGCCGACGACGTCCGCTGCAACCTGCGCCAGGTCTCGGGGTGCCGATGA
- a CDS encoding MCE family protein: MMTRLSSTLRSWRRPVAALLLGALLATSGCSILGGEDSMEIHAYLEDSAGLFEGNDVGILGVTVGSITDIEPAGEQVRVTMEVEGGHDIPEDAGAVVVARSVATDRYLELTPVHRDGPTMADGAEIPLERTRTPVDFDDALAALNDFATGIGGNKQTTRAVQRFIDVGTKALRGKGALLNDSVESLARGVNGIHSQRDGVAASLRSLDTLLAAVAEDEDVAREFVQQVTRASDLLADERDNFKRALRALNRAVTVVAEFAVANRDSIVRTLDGSTELMETVIEKEEELTEVLRVMPLGLQNLQRAEEDGRVDVVLHPAKIFPGGDLLEQLCDMLPDPVCGLIGSGS; this comes from the coding sequence ATGATGACCAGACTCTCCTCCACCCTCCGCTCGTGGCGACGCCCGGTTGCCGCGCTGCTGCTCGGCGCCCTCCTGGCGACCAGCGGCTGCAGCATCCTCGGAGGCGAGGACTCCATGGAGATCCACGCCTACCTCGAGGACTCCGCCGGCCTCTTCGAGGGCAACGACGTCGGCATCCTCGGCGTCACCGTGGGCAGCATCACCGACATCGAGCCCGCCGGGGAGCAGGTGCGGGTCACGATGGAGGTCGAGGGCGGACACGACATCCCCGAGGACGCGGGTGCCGTGGTCGTCGCCCGCTCGGTGGCGACCGACCGCTACCTCGAGCTCACACCGGTGCACCGCGACGGACCGACGATGGCCGACGGCGCCGAGATCCCGCTCGAACGCACCCGCACCCCCGTCGACTTCGACGACGCGCTGGCCGCGCTGAACGACTTCGCCACCGGCATCGGCGGCAACAAGCAGACCACCCGGGCGGTCCAGCGCTTCATCGACGTCGGCACCAAGGCACTCCGTGGCAAGGGTGCGCTGCTCAACGACTCCGTCGAGTCCCTCGCCCGTGGCGTCAACGGGATCCACAGCCAGCGGGACGGCGTGGCGGCCTCGCTCCGGTCGCTGGACACCCTGCTCGCAGCCGTGGCGGAGGACGAGGACGTGGCCCGCGAGTTCGTCCAGCAGGTCACCCGCGCCAGCGACCTGCTCGCCGACGAGCGTGACAACTTCAAGCGGGCCCTCCGGGCGCTGAACCGGGCCGTGACCGTCGTCGCCGAGTTCGCCGTCGCCAACCGTGACTCGATCGTGCGCACCCTGGACGGCTCCACCGAGCTGATGGAGACGGTGATCGAGAAGGAGGAGGAACTGACCGAGGTGCTCCGGGTCATGCCGCTGGGCCTGCAGAACCTGCAGCGCGCCGAGGAGGACGGGCGCGTCGACGTGGTCCTCCACCCGGCGAAGATCTTCCCCGGCGGCGACCTCCTCGAGCAACTGTGTGACATGCTGCCCGACCCCGTGTGCGGACTGATCGGATCAGGCTCATGA
- a CDS encoding MCE family protein: protein MSRARPQRPSVRRAALPLLAAALLAVTGCGTTMRDVPVPGTGVSGETIEIVAEFDDALNLADGAPVKVNGVDSGKVTEISVEDFTAEVTLTVRTAAQLRQGASARLRYTTPLGEMFVDVTNPADGALLREEAVLGVADTDTAPTVENALSSASLLINGGGLEQLRTVTDELNTVLVGNEQDIKDLLRNANAFLAEANRTTGSIDRVLSSLNSVSRTLADRQDVLNRVITDIRPAARVLRRATPDFTALLAEVERFSDVANQTVQVTRERLLSLLSEVQPVLAELASNRNRMNQQLQQLTRAGGLVEELVSGDYVPIGMDLDLAGLQLRGGVGGVVGGLLEVLGLEQLADDLGILDQLDILDGGLNLLGRPSDAGAGGGGLLGPTGSGRR from the coding sequence ATGAGCCGCGCGCGTCCCCAGCGGCCGTCCGTACGCCGCGCCGCCCTCCCGCTCCTGGCTGCCGCGCTGCTGGCGGTCACCGGGTGCGGCACCACGATGCGGGACGTTCCCGTCCCGGGCACCGGCGTCTCGGGCGAGACCATCGAGATCGTCGCGGAGTTCGACGACGCCCTGAACCTCGCCGACGGGGCGCCGGTCAAGGTCAACGGGGTCGACAGCGGCAAGGTCACCGAGATCTCGGTCGAGGACTTCACCGCCGAGGTGACGTTGACCGTGCGGACGGCGGCGCAGCTGCGTCAGGGTGCGAGTGCCCGACTGCGCTACACCACGCCGCTGGGCGAGATGTTCGTCGACGTCACCAACCCGGCCGACGGCGCGCTGCTCCGGGAGGAGGCCGTCCTGGGCGTGGCGGACACCGACACCGCGCCCACCGTCGAGAACGCCCTGTCCTCGGCCTCGCTGCTGATCAACGGCGGTGGACTGGAGCAGCTGCGCACGGTCACCGACGAGCTCAACACCGTGCTCGTCGGCAACGAGCAGGACATCAAGGACCTGCTGCGCAACGCCAACGCGTTCCTCGCCGAGGCCAACCGGACGACGGGAAGCATCGACCGGGTGCTCAGCTCCCTGAACTCGGTGTCGCGGACCCTCGCCGACCGGCAGGACGTGCTCAACCGGGTGATCACCGACATCCGTCCGGCTGCTCGGGTGCTCCGCCGCGCCACCCCCGACTTCACCGCCCTGCTCGCGGAGGTGGAGCGCTTCTCCGACGTGGCCAACCAGACGGTGCAGGTGACGCGTGAGCGGTTGCTCTCCCTGCTCTCGGAGGTCCAGCCCGTGCTCGCCGAGCTGGCCTCCAACCGCAACCGGATGAACCAACAGTTGCAGCAGCTCACCCGTGCCGGAGGGTTGGTCGAGGAGCTGGTCTCCGGCGACTACGTCCCGATCGGCATGGACCTCGACCTCGCCGGCCTCCAGCTCCGCGGCGGTGTCGGCGGCGTGGTGGGCGGCCTGCTGGAGGTGCTCGGCCTCGAACAGCTCGCCGACGACCTGGGCATCCTGGACCAGCTCGACATCCTCGACGGTGGCCTGAACCTGCTCGGCCGCCCGAGCGACGCCGGTGCGGGAGGAGGCGGGCTGCTCGGCCCGACCGGAAGTGGGAGGAGATGA